The following are encoded together in the Kribbella sp. CA-293567 genome:
- a CDS encoding serine hydrolase domain-containing protein — protein MTEIPAQTQSALSRIVAERQAKGRVPGLVGAVARNGALAWSEGVGSADLDQPAGAGESGAPTADTQYLIASHSKTFTAVAIMALRDEGKLSLDDHVDALLPETEHGGITVRQMLSHVSGMQREPVGDVWDKMAFPDRDELLPGWNAAERVGKPHHRFHYSNLVYSVLGEVIERLDGRSWYESIQARILRPLGMERTSVGFDGGPAAQGYYVPPFTDVPVKEPVLDLGAMNACGGLASTAGDLAKWAMFIADPVDEVLSKDTVDEMCAPQIMADERWILGFGLGFMLLRLGDRVTVGHTGGMPGHITGTFVHRSSGTAGIALMNTTSAPDPAALATDLLLKVLTDDPEKPTAWTPGTTVPDELTGVVGTWFSEGSPFTFSVREGTLRAVPQGAPDWKPPAVFEKVSEDVYRTVSGRETGELLRITRDATGTPVTLHWATYLCTRQPQAFGEWLQS, from the coding sequence GTGACCGAGATCCCCGCTCAGACCCAGTCCGCCCTCAGCCGGATCGTCGCCGAACGCCAGGCCAAGGGCCGCGTTCCCGGCCTCGTCGGAGCCGTCGCCCGCAACGGTGCGCTGGCCTGGTCCGAAGGGGTCGGCTCGGCCGATCTGGACCAGCCGGCCGGCGCGGGCGAATCCGGTGCGCCGACCGCCGACACGCAGTACCTGATCGCCTCGCACAGCAAGACCTTCACCGCGGTGGCGATCATGGCGCTGCGCGACGAGGGCAAGCTCAGCCTGGACGACCACGTCGACGCGCTGCTGCCGGAGACCGAACACGGCGGGATCACCGTCCGGCAGATGCTGAGTCACGTCAGTGGCATGCAGCGCGAACCGGTCGGCGACGTCTGGGACAAGATGGCGTTCCCCGACCGTGACGAGCTGCTGCCGGGCTGGAACGCGGCCGAGCGGGTGGGCAAACCGCATCACCGGTTCCACTACTCGAACCTGGTCTACTCGGTGCTCGGCGAGGTGATCGAGCGGCTCGACGGGCGCAGCTGGTACGAGTCGATCCAGGCGCGCATCCTGCGACCGCTGGGGATGGAGCGGACGTCGGTCGGCTTCGACGGTGGTCCGGCGGCTCAGGGGTACTACGTGCCGCCGTTCACCGACGTACCGGTCAAGGAGCCGGTGCTCGACCTCGGCGCGATGAACGCGTGCGGCGGGCTGGCCAGTACGGCGGGCGACCTGGCCAAGTGGGCGATGTTCATCGCCGACCCGGTGGACGAGGTGCTGTCCAAGGACACCGTGGACGAGATGTGCGCGCCGCAGATCATGGCGGACGAGCGCTGGATCCTCGGCTTCGGGCTCGGCTTCATGCTGCTCCGGCTCGGCGACCGCGTCACCGTCGGCCACACCGGCGGGATGCCGGGACACATCACCGGCACCTTCGTGCACCGTTCGTCCGGCACGGCCGGCATCGCGCTGATGAACACCACGTCGGCGCCCGACCCGGCCGCCCTGGCCACCGACCTGCTGCTCAAGGTCCTCACCGACGATCCCGAGAAGCCCACCGCCTGGACCCCCGGCACCACGGTCCCCGACGAGCTGACCGGTGTCGTCGGCACCTGGTTCTCCGAGGGCAGCCCGTTCACCTTCTCCGTCCGCGAAGGCACCCTGCGGGCCGTCCCGCAAGGTGCTCCCGACTGGAAGCCGCCGGCCGTCTTCGAGAAGGTCTCCGAAGACGTGTACCGCACGGTGTCCGGTCGCGAAACGGGTGAACTCCTTCGCATCACCCGCGACGCGACCGGTACGCCGGTGACCCTGCACTGGGCCACCTACCTCTGCACCCGGCAGCCGCAGGCCTTCGGCGAGTGGCTGCAGAGCTGA
- a CDS encoding DinB family protein — protein sequence MTPVPRPPLTSDERTQLVGWLDVQRSIVRMKCEGLSDDEAHRQVLPNSPLMTMAGVVAHLRWVEYSWFHLNLAGVPDTGQTPWTEDGHEDAEMFVDDVPIAQLLDEYAAECARSNEIVAGRSLDDVEQAVVRDSGRASTRYILCHMIEETARHAGHLDIIRELLDGHRSYNE from the coding sequence ATGACTCCTGTACCCCGTCCGCCGCTCACCTCTGACGAGCGGACCCAGCTGGTCGGCTGGCTCGACGTCCAGCGGTCCATCGTCCGGATGAAGTGCGAAGGCCTGTCGGACGACGAGGCTCATCGCCAGGTGCTGCCGAACTCACCGCTGATGACGATGGCCGGCGTCGTCGCCCACCTGCGCTGGGTCGAGTACTCGTGGTTCCACCTCAACCTGGCCGGCGTTCCCGACACCGGTCAGACCCCGTGGACCGAGGACGGCCACGAGGACGCCGAGATGTTCGTCGACGACGTGCCGATCGCCCAGCTCCTCGACGAGTACGCCGCCGAGTGCGCCCGCTCGAACGAGATCGTCGCCGGGCGCTCCCTCGACGACGTGGAGCAGGCGGTGGTCCGTGACTCCGGCCGTGCCTCCACCCGCTACATCCTCTGCCACATGATCGAGGAGACGGCCCGTCACGCGGGCCATCTCGACATCATCCGGGAACTGCTCGACGGCCACCGCAGCTACAACGAGTAG
- a CDS encoding AMP-binding protein, translating to MRLYDYLDKGASLGAAAPCLTMAGTSLNYGEVQQLSWQVGRALHRSAILPGDKVAILSANNPISFACVFGIARAGAVWCPVNPRNEAAENRDLLDAFDCSALIFQRAFLPLVEKILPELPKLTTVICLEESLPGAIGLEEWLAGVPAEPWSLEPLDDTALLVGTGGTTGRPKGVMLTERNLETMSAITLMSYPFDGRPVYLALAPLTHAAGVLCFPVLTLGGEIVIMPAPDLDEFLRLVERHRVTHTFLPPTLVYMLLAHPSLSSTDLGSLQCFWYGAAPMSAARLAEALTRIGPVMAQLFGQSEAPMMISTMAPADHFRPDGSPAVERFASAGRPSPLTQVAIMADDGRLLGTGERGEIVVRGSLVMAGYYRNGAATAAASQYGWHHTGDIGFLDEDNYLYIVDRAKDMIITGGFNVYSAEVEQALMTYPAIRDCAVVGLPDEKWGERVTAVLQLHPGLTVTESEVRNYVKSKLGSVKAPKQVIVWPDLPRSKVGKVLKTEVKARLLNE from the coding sequence GTGAGGCTGTACGACTATCTCGACAAGGGCGCATCGCTCGGCGCCGCCGCACCCTGCCTCACCATGGCCGGTACGTCGCTGAACTACGGGGAGGTGCAGCAGCTGTCGTGGCAGGTCGGCCGCGCTCTGCACCGGTCGGCGATCCTGCCGGGCGACAAGGTGGCCATCCTGTCCGCGAACAACCCGATCTCGTTCGCCTGCGTCTTCGGGATCGCCCGGGCCGGGGCCGTCTGGTGCCCGGTGAACCCGCGCAACGAGGCGGCCGAGAACCGTGACCTGCTGGACGCCTTCGACTGCTCGGCGCTGATCTTCCAGCGCGCGTTCCTGCCGCTGGTGGAGAAGATTCTGCCCGAGCTGCCCAAGCTGACCACGGTGATCTGCCTCGAAGAGTCGTTGCCTGGGGCAATCGGCCTGGAGGAGTGGCTGGCCGGCGTACCGGCTGAGCCCTGGTCGCTGGAACCGCTGGACGACACCGCCCTGCTGGTCGGCACCGGCGGGACGACCGGGCGGCCGAAGGGGGTGATGCTGACCGAGCGGAACCTCGAGACGATGTCGGCGATCACCCTGATGAGCTACCCGTTCGACGGGCGGCCGGTGTACCTCGCGCTGGCGCCGCTGACGCACGCGGCCGGAGTGCTGTGCTTTCCGGTCCTGACGCTCGGCGGCGAGATCGTGATCATGCCGGCCCCCGACCTGGACGAGTTCCTCCGGCTGGTCGAGCGGCATCGGGTCACGCACACGTTCCTGCCACCGACGCTGGTCTACATGCTGCTGGCGCATCCCTCCTTGTCCAGCACGGATCTCGGGTCACTGCAGTGTTTCTGGTACGGCGCCGCGCCGATGTCGGCGGCCCGGCTGGCCGAGGCGCTGACCCGGATCGGCCCGGTGATGGCGCAGCTCTTCGGTCAGAGCGAAGCACCGATGATGATCTCCACGATGGCTCCGGCCGACCACTTCCGTCCCGACGGGAGTCCCGCGGTCGAGCGGTTCGCCTCGGCCGGGCGGCCGTCGCCGCTGACCCAGGTGGCGATCATGGCCGACGACGGGCGGTTGCTGGGAACCGGGGAACGCGGCGAGATCGTGGTCCGGGGCTCGCTGGTGATGGCCGGCTACTACCGCAACGGCGCCGCGACCGCCGCCGCGTCGCAGTACGGCTGGCATCACACCGGGGACATCGGGTTCCTGGACGAAGACAACTACCTCTACATAGTGGATCGGGCGAAAGACATGATCATCACGGGCGGATTCAACGTCTACTCGGCCGAGGTCGAGCAGGCGCTGATGACGTATCCGGCGATCCGCGACTGCGCGGTCGTCGGCCTTCCCGACGAGAAGTGGGGCGAGCGGGTCACCGCCGTCCTGCAACTCCACCCCGGTCTGACGGTGACCGAGTCGGAGGTCCGCAACTACGTGAAGAGCAAGCTCGGCAGCGTCAAGGCACCCAAGCAGGTGATCGTCTGGCCGGACCTGCCCCGGTCGAAGGTCGGCAAGGTGCTGAAGACGGAGGTCAAGGCGCGGCTGTTAAACGAGTAG
- a CDS encoding DUF5938 domain-containing protein — translation MTKPVVVYGASGYTGRLVCEYLREFNVPFIAAGRDKKRIQEVLDKVPGIETVDHEVVEVEHEVSALTDLFRGAKVVSNMVGPFVKYGPEVVEASLAAGCHYLDTTGEQDWLLDAQTGWSDKFTAEGLLLAPGVAQMYTTGEIAANICLETPGLDTLDILVLWKGFPTYASTQTIFTILKADWHYLEQNELVKWDPLTTTEVNVPGQHATALALPWGGTSHPVWFRNDPRVANVKVAGGVFDRAVMQGVVEAVKMVESQIKTLPAEQQDAALAEVAASVQASMPPRENPRINTSIDSVHASGPLGRAHCVIHGNSNYKQTGVLQAYAAYSLLQQPPRRAGLASACQAFGHRELLGVLRSFGLVLEPVVTVHH, via the coding sequence ATGACCAAACCAGTCGTCGTGTACGGCGCCTCCGGCTACACCGGCCGGCTCGTCTGCGAGTACCTGCGGGAGTTCAACGTCCCGTTCATCGCGGCCGGCCGGGACAAGAAGCGGATCCAGGAGGTGCTCGACAAGGTCCCCGGCATCGAGACCGTCGACCACGAGGTGGTCGAGGTCGAGCACGAGGTGAGTGCGCTGACCGACCTCTTCCGCGGCGCGAAGGTGGTCAGCAACATGGTCGGCCCGTTCGTGAAGTACGGGCCCGAGGTGGTCGAGGCCAGCCTCGCGGCCGGCTGCCACTACCTGGACACCACCGGTGAACAGGACTGGCTGCTGGACGCGCAGACCGGGTGGAGCGACAAGTTCACCGCCGAAGGACTGCTGCTGGCGCCCGGTGTCGCGCAGATGTACACCACCGGCGAGATCGCCGCGAACATCTGCCTGGAGACCCCTGGCCTCGACACCCTCGACATCCTGGTGCTGTGGAAGGGCTTCCCGACCTACGCGTCGACGCAGACCATCTTCACCATCCTGAAGGCCGACTGGCACTACCTGGAGCAGAACGAGCTGGTGAAGTGGGATCCGCTCACCACCACCGAGGTGAACGTCCCCGGTCAGCACGCGACGGCGCTGGCGCTGCCGTGGGGTGGCACCAGCCACCCCGTCTGGTTCAGGAACGACCCGCGGGTGGCCAACGTGAAGGTGGCCGGCGGCGTCTTCGACCGGGCCGTGATGCAGGGTGTGGTCGAGGCCGTGAAGATGGTCGAGTCGCAGATCAAGACGCTGCCGGCCGAGCAGCAGGACGCGGCCCTGGCCGAGGTGGCCGCCTCGGTGCAGGCGAGTATGCCGCCCCGCGAGAACCCGCGGATCAACACCTCGATCGACTCCGTGCACGCCTCGGGCCCGCTCGGCCGCGCGCACTGCGTCATCCACGGCAACAGCAACTACAAGCAGACCGGCGTCCTGCAGGCGTACGCCGCGTACTCGCTGCTGCAGCAACCGCCGCGCCGCGCCGGACTGGCCTCGGCCTGTCAGGCCTTCGGCCACCGCGAACTGCTCGGCGTACTGCGGAGCTTCGGGCTGGTCCTCGAGCCCGTGGTGACCGTTCACCACTGA
- a CDS encoding SDR family NAD(P)-dependent oxidoreductase, whose translation MSVYDLTGRKALVTGGAQGLGAGMAQALAAAGASVVIADIAEDLGKATADALRDTGATAAFVPLDVTDDANWAAAIDATITELGGLDILVNNAGVELSGLVVDLDPADVRRMLEINVLGTALGVKHAFRAMRPEGPAGTGGSVVNISSVAATIPFPGIAGYSATKSAVDRLTRVAAMEAGKLGYGVRVNCVYPGLVPTEMGMKLAADMVTLGLWPSAEAAVGDVIGLTPLGRLGEVSDMADAVVFLASDAARFITGAGLPVDGGMGM comes from the coding sequence ATGAGCGTGTACGACCTGACCGGACGAAAAGCCCTGGTGACCGGAGGTGCTCAGGGTCTCGGCGCCGGAATGGCGCAGGCCCTCGCCGCGGCCGGTGCCTCGGTGGTCATCGCCGACATCGCCGAGGACCTCGGCAAGGCCACCGCCGACGCGCTCCGCGACACCGGCGCGACCGCCGCCTTCGTGCCGCTCGACGTGACCGACGACGCGAACTGGGCGGCGGCGATCGACGCCACCATCACCGAGCTCGGCGGCCTGGACATCCTGGTCAACAACGCCGGGGTCGAGCTGTCCGGCCTGGTGGTCGACCTCGATCCGGCCGACGTGCGCAGGATGCTGGAGATCAACGTCCTCGGTACCGCGCTGGGCGTGAAGCACGCGTTCCGGGCGATGCGGCCGGAGGGACCCGCCGGGACCGGTGGCTCGGTGGTCAACATCTCCAGTGTCGCGGCGACGATCCCCTTCCCCGGCATCGCGGGCTACTCCGCGACCAAGTCCGCGGTCGACCGGCTGACCCGGGTGGCGGCGATGGAGGCAGGCAAGCTCGGCTACGGCGTACGGGTGAACTGTGTGTACCCCGGCCTGGTGCCGACCGAGATGGGCATGAAGCTCGCGGCCGACATGGTCACCCTCGGGCTCTGGCCGTCCGCCGAAGCGGCGGTCGGGGACGTGATCGGCCTCACCCCGCTCGGCCGCCTCGGCGAGGTCTCCGACATGGCCGACGCGGTCGTCTTCCTGGCCTCGGACGCGGCCCGGTTCATCACCGGCGCGGGTCTGCCGGTCGACGGCGGAATGGGGATGTGA
- a CDS encoding TetR/AcrR family transcriptional regulator — translation MTEVTDRISRRQVDKFAERRAQLATSALRTLSELGYARTSLREIAQNSDFSHGVLHYYFRDKVELITYCVKLYKAECVTRYDQIVATATSAAQLQADFAQALVTTCDEDGSMHRLWYDLRNQALFEESFRADVLEIDQTLETMIWRIVSTYGELSGTPITVSPSTAYAHFDGLFQQALLRHLSGRPNALTDLRDGVERTLPKLLIP, via the coding sequence GTGACCGAGGTGACGGACCGGATCTCGCGCCGCCAGGTGGACAAGTTCGCTGAGCGCCGCGCCCAGCTCGCCACCTCCGCGCTGCGCACCCTGTCCGAGCTCGGCTATGCCCGCACGAGCCTGCGCGAGATCGCCCAGAACTCCGACTTCTCGCACGGCGTCCTGCACTACTACTTCCGCGACAAGGTCGAGCTGATCACGTACTGCGTGAAGCTCTACAAGGCCGAGTGCGTCACCCGCTACGACCAGATCGTGGCGACGGCGACTTCGGCCGCGCAGTTGCAGGCCGACTTCGCCCAGGCGCTGGTGACCACCTGCGACGAGGACGGCTCGATGCACCGCCTCTGGTACGACCTGCGCAACCAGGCGCTGTTCGAGGAGTCGTTCCGCGCGGACGTGCTGGAGATCGACCAGACCCTGGAGACGATGATCTGGCGGATCGTCTCCACCTACGGCGAACTGAGCGGCACCCCGATCACCGTCTCACCCTCCACCGCCTACGCCCACTTCGACGGCCTCTTCCAGCAGGCCCTCCTCCGCCACCTCTCCGGCCGCCCCAACGCCCTGACCGACCTCCGCGACGGCGTCGAACGCACCCTCCCGAAGCTCCTCATCCCCTGA
- the paaK gene encoding phenylacetate--CoA ligase PaaK → MTDRFLGEACPPELLDDGEKLSVDELRARQLAGLRKTVRAAYEKVPHYRAALDGVGFTPGDLQDFSDLSRLPFTGKQDLRDNYPFGMFAVPREQVVRVHASSGTTGRPTVVGYTRDDIDTWSNLIARSIRAAGGRAGDVCHVAYGYGLFTGGLGAHYGAERLGCTVVPVSGGMTERQVDLIRDFGARIIMVTPSYFLSVLDEMVARGMDPRETSLRIGIFGAEPWTEQMRAEVESRTGMHAVDIYGLSEVMGPGVAQECVETKDGLHVWEDHFYPEIIDPVTGEVLPDGEIGELVFTTLTKQAFPVLRYRTRDLTRLLPGTARPGMRRMEKITGRTDDMMIVRGVNVFPTQIEEQLLLVEGLTPHYLCILTRPHRMDELTVQVEAAPDLPTTSYATAASTLSRRVKDRVGVTAAVQVVPPHALERSLGKAKRIRDDRTP, encoded by the coding sequence ATGACCGATCGTTTTCTTGGTGAAGCCTGCCCGCCGGAACTGCTGGACGACGGCGAGAAGCTGTCCGTCGACGAACTGAGGGCGCGGCAACTGGCCGGCCTGCGGAAGACCGTGCGGGCGGCGTACGAGAAGGTGCCGCACTATCGCGCCGCGCTGGACGGCGTCGGCTTCACACCCGGCGACCTGCAGGACTTCTCCGATCTCAGCCGGCTGCCTTTCACCGGCAAACAGGACCTGCGCGACAACTACCCCTTCGGCATGTTCGCCGTACCGCGTGAGCAGGTGGTGCGGGTGCACGCCTCCTCCGGTACGACGGGCCGGCCGACCGTCGTCGGCTACACCCGCGACGACATCGACACCTGGTCGAACCTGATCGCCCGCTCGATCCGTGCCGCCGGCGGGCGGGCAGGGGATGTCTGTCATGTCGCCTACGGGTACGGGCTGTTCACCGGTGGGCTGGGGGCGCACTACGGCGCCGAGCGGCTGGGGTGCACCGTCGTACCGGTCTCCGGCGGGATGACCGAGCGGCAGGTCGACCTGATCCGCGACTTCGGCGCCCGGATCATCATGGTGACGCCGTCGTACTTCCTCTCCGTCCTCGACGAAATGGTTGCCCGAGGCATGGATCCGCGGGAGACCTCGTTGCGGATCGGGATCTTCGGCGCCGAGCCGTGGACCGAGCAGATGCGCGCCGAGGTGGAGAGCCGGACCGGGATGCACGCGGTCGACATCTACGGCCTGTCGGAGGTGATGGGCCCGGGCGTCGCGCAGGAGTGCGTGGAGACCAAGGACGGCCTGCACGTCTGGGAGGACCACTTCTACCCCGAGATCATCGACCCGGTCACCGGCGAGGTGCTCCCGGACGGCGAGATCGGCGAGCTGGTCTTCACCACGCTGACCAAACAGGCCTTCCCCGTACTGCGCTACCGCACCCGCGACCTGACCCGCCTGCTGCCCGGCACCGCCCGCCCCGGGATGCGGCGGATGGAGAAGATCACCGGCCGGACCGACGACATGATGATCGTCCGCGGCGTCAACGTCTTCCCGACCCAGATCGAGGAACAGCTCCTGCTGGTCGAGGGCCTCACCCCGCACTACCTCTGCATCCTCACCCGCCCGCACCGGATGGACGAGCTGACCGTCCAGGTCGAGGCGGCCCCCGACCTGCCCACGACCTCCTACGCAACCGCAGCCTCGACCCTCTCCCGCCGCGTCAAGGACCGAGTAGGCGTCACAGCCGCCGTACAGGTCGTCCCTCCCCACGCCCTGGAGCGCTCGCTGGGCAAAGCCAAACGCATCCGCGACGACCGCACCCCCTGA
- the pcaF gene encoding 3-oxoadipyl-CoA thiolase gives MTRVAYLVDGVRTPIGRYGGALASVRPDDLAAHALTALLARHPALDPATVDDVFLGCANQAGEDNRNVARMAVLLAGLPDSVPGSTINRLCGSGLDAIAAAARSIVAGDNEIVLAGGVESMSRAPFVMPKATTAFARQAEIFDTTIGWRFVNPVLKQQYGIDSMPETAENVAADFSISREDQDLFAFHSQQRAAKAQANGRLAEEIVPVQVPGKRGAVTTVEVDEHPRETSLEALAGLKTPFRDGGTVTAGNASGVNDGAAALLVMSGEAVERLGVTPLARIVGTAAAGVPPRIMGIGPVPATRKVLARAGVDLSELGVIELNEAFAAQSLAVLRELGLPDDAEHVNPNGGAIALGHPLGMSGARLALTAALELHHRDAGYALATMCIGVGQGIATLLARP, from the coding sequence ATGACTCGCGTGGCCTATCTGGTGGACGGCGTCCGCACCCCCATCGGCCGGTACGGCGGCGCACTCGCCTCGGTCCGGCCGGACGACCTCGCGGCGCACGCCCTCACCGCTCTCCTCGCGCGGCACCCGGCCCTCGACCCGGCCACGGTCGACGACGTCTTCCTCGGCTGCGCCAACCAGGCCGGCGAGGACAACCGCAACGTCGCCCGGATGGCCGTGCTGCTGGCCGGCCTGCCGGACAGCGTGCCCGGCTCGACCATCAACCGGCTCTGCGGATCGGGACTGGACGCGATCGCCGCGGCCGCCCGGTCGATCGTTGCCGGTGACAACGAGATCGTGCTGGCCGGTGGCGTCGAGTCGATGTCGCGGGCGCCGTTCGTGATGCCCAAGGCAACGACAGCCTTCGCCAGGCAGGCAGAGATCTTCGACACCACGATCGGCTGGCGGTTCGTCAACCCGGTGCTGAAGCAGCAGTACGGGATCGACTCGATGCCGGAAACAGCCGAGAACGTCGCGGCCGACTTCTCCATCTCCCGCGAGGACCAGGACCTGTTCGCGTTCCACAGCCAGCAGCGCGCCGCGAAGGCTCAGGCGAACGGGCGGCTGGCCGAGGAGATCGTGCCGGTGCAGGTGCCGGGCAAGCGAGGCGCGGTGACGACGGTCGAGGTCGACGAGCACCCGCGCGAAACCTCACTGGAGGCCCTGGCCGGTTTGAAGACGCCGTTCCGGGACGGCGGCACGGTCACCGCCGGCAACGCGTCGGGAGTCAACGACGGCGCGGCAGCGTTGCTGGTGATGAGCGGCGAGGCGGTCGAGCGGCTCGGTGTCACTCCGCTGGCCCGGATCGTCGGGACCGCCGCGGCCGGCGTACCGCCGCGGATCATGGGCATCGGCCCGGTTCCGGCGACTCGCAAGGTGCTGGCTCGCGCCGGGGTCGACCTGTCCGAGCTGGGCGTGATCGAGCTCAACGAGGCGTTCGCGGCCCAGTCCCTCGCCGTACTGCGTGAGCTCGGCCTGCCCGACGACGCCGAGCACGTCAATCCGAACGGCGGCGCCATCGCCCTGGGTCACCCCCTGGGAATGTCCGGCGCCCGTCTCGCCCTCACCGCCGCCCTGGAGCTTCACCACCGCGACGCCGGGTATGCGCTCGCCACCATGTGCATCGGAGTTGGTCAGGGCATCGCGACCCTGCTGGCCCGCCCCTGA